In Falco cherrug isolate bFalChe1 chromosome 5, bFalChe1.pri, whole genome shotgun sequence, one DNA window encodes the following:
- the TES gene encoding testin has product MDLESKVKKMGLGHEQGFGAPCLKCKDKCEGFELHFWRKICRNCKCGQEEHDVLTSNEEDRKVGKLFEDTKYTTLIAKLKNDGIPMYKRNVMILTNPVPAKKNISINTVTYEWAPPVQNQTLARQYMQMLPKEKQPVAGSEGAQYRKKQLAKQLPAHDQDPSKCHELSPNEVKQMEQFVKKYKNEALGVGDVKLPGEVEKRGTEKDNLNNGDRGTSAAVGVMEDKSPDQKASQYSCYRCKLNMKEGDPAVYAERAGYDKLWHPACFVCCTCSELLVDMIYFWKNGNLYCGRHYCDSEKPRCAGCDELIFSNEYTQAEGQSWHLKHFCCFDCDCVLAGEIYVMVNDKPVCKPCYVKNHAAICQGCHNAIDPEVQRVTYNNFNWHATPECFLCSCCSKCLIGQKFMPVEGMVFCSVECKKKMVS; this is encoded by the exons ATGGACCTGGAGAGTAAAGTCAAAAAG ATGGGCTTGGGCCACGAACAAGGATTTGGTGCCCCCTGCTTAAAATGCAAGGATAAATGTGAAGGATTTGAGCTTCATTTCTGGAG aaaaatatgcCGCAACTGCAAATGTGGTCAGGAAGAGCATGATGTCCTCACAAGCAATGAGGAAGATCGGAAAGTTGGGAAACTCTTTGAAGATACAAAATACACAACCCTTATTGCAAAGCTGAAGAATGATGGCATTCCCATGTATAAACGCAATGTAATGATACTGACTAATCCAGTGCCAGCCAAGAAGAACATATCCATCAATACTGTGACTTATGAGTGGGCTCCTCCTGTTCAGAATCAGACGCTT GCTAGACAGTATATGCAGATGCTACCGAAGGAGAAGCAGCCTGTTGCTGGCTCAGAAGGCGCACAGTACAGGAAGAAGCAGTTGGCtaagcagctgcctgctcatgATCAGGATCCTTCAAAATGCCATGAGCTCTCCCCCAATGAAGTTAAGCAGATGGAACAGTTTGTGAAGAAGTACAAAAACGAGGCACTTGGCGTAGGAGATGTCAAGCTCCCCGGTGAGGTGGAAAAGAGAGGCACTGAGAAGGATAACTTGAACAATGGTGACAGAGGCACTTCAGCTGCTGTAGGAGTGATGGAGGACAAGTCCCCAGATCAGAAGGCATCTCAGTAT TCCTGCTATCGCTGCAAACTGAACATGAAAGAAGGTGACCCAGCTGTCTACGCAGAACGTGCTGGATATGACAAACTGTGGCACCCAGCTTGTTTTGTCTGTTGCACCTGCAGTGAACTTCTAGTAGATATGATCTATTTCTGGAAGAATGGTAACCTGTACTGTGGAAGACATTATTGTGATAGTGAAAAACCCCGCTGTGCTGGATGTGATGAG CTAATATTCAGCAATGAATACACACAAGCGGAAGGTCAAAGCTGGCATCTGAAACACTTCTGCTGTTTTGACTGTGATTGTGTTTTGGCTGGGGAAATCTACGTAATGGTAAATGACAAGCCAGTCTGCAAACCCTGCTATGTGAAGAACCATGCTGCG ATCTGCCAAGGCTGTCATAATGCTATAGATCCAGAAGTTCAGCGTGTGACATACAACAACTTCAACTGGCATGCTACGCCGGAATGCTTCTTGTGTTCCTGTTGCAGCAAGTGTCTAATTGGCCAGAAGTTCATGCCGGTAGAAGGGATGGTCTTTTGCTCAGTGGAATGTAAGAAAAAGATGGTGTCTTAA